In Sodalis ligni, a single genomic region encodes these proteins:
- a CDS encoding helix-turn-helix domain-containing protein: MTNEDFDLVPFAEVKAIALKNPDVQEAYNDIQVRKALAAQLKTARKAMHLTQQYIALKTGIKKQNISRIENGLVSPNFSTLNKYAAALGGSFVFQLNHLT; encoded by the coding sequence ATGACAAATGAAGACTTCGATCTCGTCCCATTTGCTGAAGTTAAAGCCATTGCCTTGAAAAACCCGGATGTACAGGAAGCTTATAACGACATCCAAGTCAGAAAAGCGCTCGCCGCTCAGCTCAAGACAGCCCGCAAAGCTATGCACCTTACACAGCAATATATCGCCTTAAAGACCGGGATAAAAAAGCAGAATATCAGCCGAATTGAAAATGGTTTGGTATCGCCGAATTTCTCAACGCTGAATAAGTACGCAGCGGCCTTGGGTGGTTCTTTTGTTTTTCAATTAAATCATTTAACATGA